From the genome of Streptomyces sp. NBC_01304:
GGAGGGGAGGCGAAGATCTAAAGCCCGGCAATCCCATTCCACCGCTTGGCCAACTCCACCCGTTCCCCCGACGTGATGTCCCGCGCGATGGCCAATCGCGACCGCATCGCATCATCCGGAAAGATCAGCGGATCCTCGGCCAACGCCGCCGTCTCCTCGTCCTTCGACGACGCCAGCACATCCCTAGCCGCCGGCACCGGACACACATAGTTGACCCACGCCGCCAACTCGGCGGCGACCGAAGGGTCGTAGTAGTGGTCGACCAACGCCTCCGCATTCCGCTTGTGCCGCGCCAGATTGGGAACCATCAGGGACTCCGACCACAACTCGGCCCCCTCCTCCGGCACCACGAACTCGATCTCCGGTTTGTCCGCCTGGAGTTGGATCACATCCCCGGAGTAGGCCTGGCAGGCCAGGACGTCCCCGCTCTCCAGATCCTTGATGTAGTCGTTGCCGGTGAACCGGCGGATGTGCCGCGAATTCACCAGCTTCTCCACCCGGTCGCAGACCCGGTGGAAGTCATCCGTACGCCACCGCGTGATGTCCACGCCGTCACCCTGCATCAGCAGCGCGAACGCCTCGTCAAGGCCCGAAAGCAGCGTGACCTTGCCGCGCAGGTCCGGCGCCCACAGGTCGGAGACCGAACGGATCTCGCGGCCGAGCTTCTTGCGGTTGTACGCGATGCCGGTGATGCCCGACTGCCAGGGCACGGAGAAGCGCCGGCCCTTGTCGAAGCGCGGGGTGCGCAGGAG
Proteins encoded in this window:
- a CDS encoding polyamine ABC transporter substrate-binding protein; translation: MAALAGCGVPAAYIAPDERAAADVSSREKRLAFANWPLYIDTDDENASRRPTLDAFEKRTGISVSYTEEINDNDEFFGKISPALMNHQATGRDLIVISDWMCARFVRLGWVQEMDRSRQPNVQKHLDPLLRTPRFDKGRRFSVPWQSGITGIAYNRKKLGREIRSVSDLWAPDLRGKVTLLSGLDEAFALLMQGDGVDITRWRTDDFHRVCDRVEKLVNSRHIRRFTGNDYIKDLESGDVLACQAYSGDVIQLQADKPEIEFVVPEEGAELWSESLMVPNLARHKRNAEALVDHYYDPSVAAELAAWVNYVCPVPAARDVLASSKDEETAALAEDPLIFPDDAMRSRLAIARDITSGERVELAKRWNGIAGL